From Thermoplasmata archaeon, one genomic window encodes:
- a CDS encoding aminotransferase class I/II-fold pyridoxal phosphate-dependent enzyme: MTSYEQAERLQKIPPYLFVRLEKLWAEKKALGWDMINFGIGDPDLPVPDEIVEEMSKQAKINSNQKYSSSAGEKDLRVAVAQWYKKKYGLDIDPDTQVCITIGSKEAIFNIAQAFVNDGETIIAPSPGYPVYSGASTVFNNAKCVKVPLKAEKDWLLDVDECPKNARMLYLNYPNNPTGATCDVAYLKKVYDWCQENNTIFCYDNAYSEMVYDGYQAPSALQAGPDCIEFGSFSKTFNMTGFRLGYAVGHPDLVAGLKKCKGQMDSGAPIFIQKAGIKALGLYGPNGERPEAIEKNMAIYSERRKVLVDGLRELGFDVKMPKGTFYVWFNCGMKSEDFVQKMNEIGIILTPGTGFGESCEGYIRMTVTEPVERIRKALERMKQNKYIE; encoded by the coding sequence ATGACAAGTTACGAACAGGCCGAAAGGCTCCAGAAAATACCGCCTTACCTCTTCGTTAGGCTCGAGAAACTCTGGGCGGAGAAGAAGGCCCTTGGATGGGATATGATCAATTTCGGGATCGGGGACCCCGACCTACCTGTGCCCGACGAGATAGTCGAGGAGATGAGCAAACAGGCCAAGATCAACAGCAACCAGAAGTACTCCTCCTCGGCAGGGGAGAAGGACCTCCGCGTGGCGGTCGCCCAGTGGTACAAGAAGAAGTACGGGCTGGACATCGATCCCGACACACAGGTCTGCATCACGATCGGTTCCAAGGAAGCGATATTCAACATCGCCCAGGCGTTCGTCAACGACGGCGAGACCATCATCGCGCCCTCACCCGGATACCCCGTCTACTCCGGAGCATCCACGGTGTTCAACAACGCCAAGTGCGTCAAGGTCCCCCTAAAAGCAGAGAAGGATTGGCTTCTTGATGTAGACGAGTGTCCCAAGAACGCCAGGATGCTGTACCTCAACTACCCCAACAACCCTACCGGGGCGACCTGCGACGTCGCATACCTGAAGAAGGTGTACGACTGGTGTCAGGAGAACAACACCATCTTCTGCTACGATAACGCGTACAGTGAGATGGTGTACGACGGTTACCAGGCGCCCTCTGCGCTGCAGGCCGGACCCGACTGCATAGAGTTCGGATCCTTCTCCAAGACGTTCAACATGACCGGGTTCAGACTTGGATACGCAGTCGGACACCCCGACCTTGTGGCCGGACTCAAGAAGTGCAAGGGTCAGATGGACTCCGGAGCGCCCATCTTCATCCAGAAGGCAGGAATCAAGGCGCTGGGCCTCTACGGACCCAACGGAGAGAGGCCTGAGGCCATCGAGAAGAACATGGCGATCTACTCCGAGAGGAGGAAGGTCCTCGTGGACGGCCTCAGAGAGCTCGGATTCGACGTGAAGATGCCCAAGGGAACCTTCTACGTATGGTTCAACTGCGGAATGAAATCAGAGGACTTCGTCCAGAAGATGAACGAGATCGGAATCATCCTCACACCCGGAACCGGATTCGGCGAGAGCTGCGAAGGTTACATCAGGATGACCGTCACCGAACCTGTCGAGCGTATCCGTAAGGCACTCGAGAGGATGAAGCAGAACAAGTACATCGAATGA
- the radA gene encoding DNA repair and recombination protein RadA: MATKTLEDIPGVGPAIAEKLREAGYNELMAIAVASPSELAETCEIGEKKAMDIIEGAKLCADIGGFETGEDILERRKSITKLTTGSKAFDELLAGGLETQSIVELFGEFGSCKTQVCFQLAVNATLPEEKGGFDSDVIIIDTENTFRPERIIQMANYLGADPDETLKRIHVARAFNSQHQVLLVDKALELAQTMKVKLLIVDSLTSHFRAEYVGRGALAERQQILNRHMHDLLNFATLNNAVIAVTNQVAAKPDAFFGDPTRPIGGHIVGHTATFRIYLRKGKAGKRIARLIDSPNLPEGEAVFMVTEDGIKD; this comes from the coding sequence ATGGCCACAAAAACCCTTGAAGATATACCAGGAGTAGGACCAGCCATAGCAGAAAAACTCCGTGAAGCAGGATACAACGAATTGATGGCCATCGCTGTTGCTTCCCCGTCCGAACTTGCAGAGACTTGCGAGATTGGGGAGAAGAAGGCAATGGACATCATAGAGGGTGCCAAGCTTTGCGCGGACATTGGCGGTTTCGAGACAGGAGAAGACATCCTAGAGAGACGTAAATCGATCACCAAGCTCACGACCGGATCGAAAGCATTCGACGAGCTCCTCGCAGGAGGACTCGAGACGCAGTCGATCGTCGAGCTGTTCGGAGAGTTCGGAAGCTGCAAGACGCAGGTCTGCTTCCAGCTGGCAGTCAACGCCACACTCCCCGAGGAGAAGGGCGGTTTCGATTCGGATGTCATCATCATCGATACAGAGAACACCTTCAGACCCGAGAGGATCATCCAGATGGCCAACTATCTGGGGGCCGATCCCGACGAGACGCTGAAGAGGATACATGTCGCAAGAGCGTTCAACTCGCAGCACCAGGTGCTCCTGGTGGACAAGGCACTCGAACTTGCCCAGACCATGAAGGTCAAGCTGCTGATAGTCGACTCGCTCACATCGCATTTCAGAGCAGAATATGTGGGAAGGGGAGCACTCGCCGAGAGGCAGCAGATCCTCAACCGCCACATGCACGACCTGCTCAACTTCGCAACCCTGAACAACGCGGTTATCGCGGTTACCAACCAGGTCGCCGCGAAGCCCGATGCGTTCTTCGGAGACCCCACCAGGCCTATCGGAGGACACATCGTAGGACACACCGCCACCTTCCGTATCTATCTGAGGAAGGGTAAGGCCGGAAAGAGGATCGCAAGACTCATCGATTCTCCCAACCTGCCAGAGGGCGAAGCTGTCTTCATGGTCACCGAAGACGGTATTAAGGACTAA